The Naumovozyma castellii chromosome 4, complete genome genome contains a region encoding:
- the TIP20 gene encoding Tip20p (ancestral locus Anc_2.329), protein MLNDINDLLAIDSKIEDIKDQRTQLATLLQNAQQNNISLIKPQLRDRSENIAADIISRAHSLSGVQELKKQYGSLDVLDELEQLYEKQETLNNAKIDLEHLKTEIKKLGNLDILELSWETVLELHDKIKATIELVEKDPTEKLSIDQVTSNFNDNVITRWANSISNDFKQLLLESKWDANQCTTPEHDLIDKLRETSSLLYKISLLYLNTADSNLWNFQCIANNFKIRFLYHFHESSAMIEIYFKFLNDYLTENLYKCINIFHDEANGITEQKIHEEFINYVLQPIRDKVQSTLSQNDLKTLIILISQIIFTDKNLSTSFHYTGKGLVSLLPDESWDKWLTYEIEATTKQFETITQNPVDLSKSADDFNKILKKTYEYLEPFYQLEYEPLETYKLKTCSQIFMKLSSSYLDYVLTTDSLGEKRTKEKELYQTIIKLQCLNIVYRKIYELSENPVFIRLTNMVNEIEGSNYFSVFQNILNDYQTDMVDDIQNSIIHRVKKLIKESLQNYFKLKTWSNLENPSENMESASSELVNTINLLNRVINSVDSRDIPSPIILNIKNELLNIIVNYFVESILKLNKFNQQGLSQFNIDFCSLRDTLNLPTNIINAKESNLLELLKVLTIRYDQKGETFLSKTYINAGAFDDLRKRLSLQHLDDSDIQDALYRIVYGNII, encoded by the coding sequence ATGTTGAATGATATTAATGACCTGTTAGCGATCGACTCCaagattgaagatataAAGGACCAAAGAACTCAATTGGCCACGCTACTTCAAAATGCTCAACAGAATAATATATCTTTGATAAAGCCCCAACTGCGTGATCGCTCTGAAAATATTGCTGCTGATATTATCTCCAGAGCTCACAGTTTGAGTGGTGTACAAGAACTTAAAAAGCAATATGGATCATTAGACGTACTAGATGAGCTGGAACAGTTATATGAAAAACAAGAGACTTTGAATAATGCCAAGATTGACTTAGAACATTTAAAGACTGagataaaaaaattgggtAACCTAGATATTTTAGAATTATCATGGGAAACAGTTTTAGAATTGCATGATAAAATTAAAGCAACTATAGAGCTAGTGGAAAAAGACCCCACTGAAAAGTTGTCTATTGATCAAGTGACATCGAATTTCAATGACAATGTTATCACACGTTGGGCCAATAGTATATCGAATGACTTTAAACAATTGTTATTAGAATCCAAATGGGATGCCAATCAATGCACAACCCCGGAACATGATCTAATAGATAAATTAAGAGAGACATCATCACTTCTTTACAAAATAAGCTTGCTATATCTAAACACTGCTGACTCAAACCTTTGGAACTTTCAATGCATTGCAaacaattttaaaattagatttctttatcatttCCATGAATCTTCAGCCATGAtagaaatatatttcaaattcctGAATGATTATTTGACAGAAAATCTGTACAAATGCATAAACATATTCCATGATGAAGCAAATGGAATTACTGAACAAAAAATACACgaagaatttatcaacTATGTATTACAACCAATCAGAGATAAAGTTCAATCTACATTATCACagaatgatttgaaaactttaatTATTCTAATAtctcaaataattttcacTGATAAGAATCTATCCACTTCATTTCATTACACTGGAAAAGGCCTAGTCTCATTATTACCAGATGAATCCTGGGACAAATGGCTCACTTATGAGATAGAAGCGACCACCAAACAGTTTGAAACAATTACCCAAAATCCTGTAGATTTGTCCAAATCTGCtgatgattttaataagatattgaagaaaaccTATGAATATTTAGAACCTTTCTATCAACTTGAATACGAACCGTTGGAAACCTACAAGTTAAAGACGTGTTCTCAAATATTTATGAAACTGTCATCCTCATATCTTGACTACGTCTTAACTACAGATTCATTAGGGGAAAAACGTACGaaggaaaaagaattataccaaaccattattaaattacAATGTTTAAACATAGTCTACAGGAAGATATATGAATTATCAGAAAATCCAGTATTCATAAGGCTCACGAACATggttaatgaaattgaaggttcaaattatttttctgTATTCCAAAACATATTAAATGATTACCAAACTGATATGGTAGatgatattcaaaattcCATTATACATAGAGTTAAGAAGTTAATCAAAGAATCATTgcaaaattatttcaaactAAAGACGTGGtccaatttggaaaaccCAAGTGAAAATATGGAAAGTGCTAGTTCCGAATTGGTTAATAcaataaatcttttgaataGGGTTATTAATAGCGTAGATTCACGAGATATTCCGTCACCcattattttaaatattaaaaatgagTTATTAAATATCATCGTGAATTATTTCGTGGAATctattttaaaattgaataaatttaatcaGCAAGGTTTATCTCAATTTAACATCGATTTCTGCTCATTGAGAGATACTTTAAACCTGCCAacaaatattataaatgCTAAAGAATCTAATCTcttagaattattaaaagtATTGACTATAAGGTATGATCAAAAGGGGGAAACGTTTTTATCAAAGACATATATTAATGCTGGTGCCTTTGACGATCTGAGAAAACGTCTCTCATTACAGCACCTAGATGACTCTGACATTCAAGATGCATTATATAGAATAGTATATGGAAATATTATATAA
- the RRT6 gene encoding Rrt6p (ancestral locus Anc_2.327), producing the protein MHISNICLVLFWWLATFTQLTHGVADRNPQNRTSLKLKGDHLSFEILPKNAPNYYTPNNFNVNKNESICIILNTELHKQSQELVFGITVQEVLPYKIDFTRFGGTSSEKGKQKLYLTVFGLRSGNLLQSTRDLLTGTTLFQLNPDGENDFEFCFQNLVFDRSWNSINAIKLIKLFTSANDILNPELNKYLETQYTSRAAKRLHKADFTLSNIQNNTLIKELLPLESSHRDINEDIFSRMLNGFAALVFAVIVTSLIQLRFLYLRLKEGRKDRNLKSV; encoded by the coding sequence ATGCATATTAGTAATATATGTTTGGTTCTCTTTTGGTGGTTAGCCACTTTTACGCAACTAACCCACGGTGTTGCAGATAGGAATCCACAAAATAGAACCtctttgaagttgaaaGGGGATCATCTTTCGTTTGAAATTTTACCAAAGAATGCACCAAACTATTATACACCAAATAACTTCAATGTTAACAAGAATGAGTCTATTTGTATCATCCTAAATACGGAACTTCACAAACAGAGTCAGGAATTGGTATTTGGTATCACAGTTCAGGAAGTATTGCCGTACAAGATTGACTTTACTCGTTTTGGTGGAACCAGTTCTGAGAAAGGTAAGCAAAAACTTTACTTAACTGTTTTTGGTTTGCGATCTGGAAATTTATTGCAAAGTACGAGAGATTTATTGACGGGCACTACTTTATTTCAATTAAACCCAGATGGTGAGAacgattttgaattttgtttccaaaatttaGTGTTTGATCGTTCCTGGAATTCCATTAATGCAATAAAACTTATCAAGCTTTTTACCAGTGCCAATGACATTTTGAATCCAGAGCTgaacaaatatttagaaACCCAATATACTTCAAGGGCAGCAAAGAGGCTTCATAAGGCAGATTTTACCTTGAGCAATATCCAAAATAATACATTAATTAAGGAGCTACTCCCGCTCGAATCATCACATCGCGACATCAATGaagatatattttccaGAATGCTAAATGGGTTTGCAGCCTTGGTATTTGCAGTAATTGTAACCTCCCTAATTCAACTGCGGTTCTTGTATTTACGATTAAAGGAAGGGAGAAAAGAtagaaatttaaaatcaGTTTAA